A stretch of Episyrphus balteatus chromosome 2, idEpiBalt1.1, whole genome shotgun sequence DNA encodes these proteins:
- the LOC129912304 gene encoding neuroglian-like isoform X1 yields MGRRSCTFAVLMVALLSLAQAMTNSPPRIIKQPPTDELLFKVAQQSKESDKPFIIECEAEGQPDPTYRWVKNGKKFDWQAYDNRMLQQPGRGTIVITAPKDEDMGQYQCFAENEFGTATSNSVFVRKADLNAFKDEPVKTTVANEGEPFSLQCQPPDGWPKPIVNWLIQQSDGSIKSINNSRMTLDPEGTLWFSNVTREDASGDFFYACSATSVFRSEYKVGNRVLLEVKQTGISSSQNKHEPVRQYVTRKDEVATRGKKLEMYCIYGGTPLPQTVWMKNGQPIHWSDRITQGHYGKSLVIRHVAFEDAGSYTCDVSNGVGNAQSYSINLQVLATPYFTVEPEIQNAAEDETVEFKCEAAGNPEPSIHWIHNGKPIAEAPPNPRRIVQNNRIIIRDLVKGDTGNYGCNATNSWGYVYKDVYVNVLALPPEIQEAPRKEATVDGKNVTMRCRVFGAPKPKVKWMRNGLELTGGRYVIQTNGDLHISEIGFGDDGPYTCHAANKFGSKSANGSLVVKEHTRITQEPQNYEVAAGQSATFRCNEAHDETLTLEIEWWKDGQPIDFENQVRFVKTTDNSLTISKTMELDSGEYTCVARTELDEASARANLIVQDVPNPPSLVGINCKAREAEINWKPQGDNRSPILHYTIQYNTSFTPQTWDAAFEKVPSTDFSYTIPMTPWANYTFRVIAFNKIGPSTPSEHSDSCTTQPDVPYKNPDNVEGQGTEPNNLVITWTPMPEIEHNAPNFQYRVSWKRDIPAASWENKDIFDWHQNSLVVNDQPTFVKYLIKVIAINQKGESNVAAVEVTGYSGEDRPLEAPTNFSMIQVTSSTSAILGWNPVNPESIRGHFKGYKIQTWTDEEGEESLQEIHVKGDSNQALVTQFKPDAKNFARVLAYNSRYNGPPSAVIDFNTPEGVPSPIESLEAYPLGSSAFLLSWKKPLSPNGKLTGYKIYYEDPKNSAIERQERLPSIKDPRITRAKLAGLKPNTKYRITITATTKMGEGKENFVEKRTLPGGVLEPSVPSFSWEQMPSDNGFARFKILWQPPVDGGHPGTHFFTKYRVVGDNEWQQTTEELGDDFQIVRGLDPDTVYEFRVVSVDGHFMKESESKQIDTNGVDGPIVVPNENVANAGWFIGMMLALAIIIILFIIICIIRRNRGGKYDVHDRELANGRRDYPDEGGFHEYSQPLDNKSAGRQSVSSANKPGGVESDTDSMAEYGDGDTGQFTEDGSFIGQYVPGKLQPPVSPQPTPHQQAPSTQGSNAVATYV; encoded by the exons ATACCGATGGGTTAAGAACGGCAAAAAATTTGACTGGCAAGCTTATGACAATCGTATGCTGCAACAACCGGGTCGTGGTACAATCGTTATCACCGCACCCAAAGATGAAGATATGGGTCAATATCAGTGTTTTGCTGAGAACGAATTCGGAACTGCCACCTCGAATTCGGTATTTGTCCGCAAAGCCGATTTGAATGCCTTCAAAGATGAACCCGTTAAGACAACAGTAGCCAATGAAGGTGAACCCTTCTCATTGCAATGTCAACCTCCAGATGGTTGGCCAAAACCAATAGTTAATTGGTTGATCCAACAATCCGATGGTTCAATCAAAAGTATCAATAACTCCCGCATGACATTGGATCCCGAGGGTACTCTGTGGTTCTCCAATGTGACACGTGAAGATGCCTCCGGAGACTTTTTCTATGCTTGCTCAGCAACTTCGGTATTCCGTAGTGAATACAAAGTTGGTAACCGAGTGTTGTTGGAAGTGAAACAAACTGGAATCAGCTCATCACAAAATAAACATGAACCCGTGAGACAGTATGTTACTCGTAAAGATGAAGTTGCAACGCGTGGCAAAAAATTAGAAATGTATTGTATATATGGCGGGACGCCCCTCCCGCAAACGGTGTGGATGAAAAACGGGCAGCCTATACATTGGAGCGATCGAATAACACAAGGGCATTATGGAAAGTCATTGGTCATACGACATGTTGCGTTCGAAGATGCTGGATCATACACATGTGATGTATCAAACGGAGTTGGAAATGCTCAGTCATATTCGATAAACTTGCAAGTCTTGGCAACTCCATACTTTACAGTGGAACCAGAGATCCAAAATGCCGCTGAAGACGAAACAGTTGAATTTAAGTGCGAAGCCGCTGGTAATCCAGAACCAAGCATTCATTGGATTCACAATGGTAAACCTATTGCCGAAGCTCCACCAAATCCTCGTCGTATCGTTCAAAATAACAGAATCATTATTCGTGATCTAGTGAAGGGTGATACTGGTAATTACGGTTGTAACGCCACCAACTCCTGGGGTTATGTGTACAAAGATGTCTACGTCAATGTTCTTGCCCTGCCCCCAGAGATCCAAGAAGCACCACGAAAAGAAGCCACTGTTGATGGAAAGAATGTTACAATGAGATGTCGTGTGTTCGGTGCCCCCAAACCAAAGGTTAAGTGGATGCGAAATGGTCTAGAACTGACTGGTGGACGATATGTTATTCAAACTAACGGTGATCTTCATATATCTGAAATCGGATTTGGTGATGATGGTCCATACACTTGTCATGCTGCTAACAAATTTGGAAGCAAATCAGCCAATGGAAGTTTAGTAGTCAAGGAACACACCCGAATTACCCAAGAACCACAGAACTATGAAGTCGCTGCAGGACAATCAGCTACCTTCCGTTGTAATGAAGCCCATGACGAGACACTTACGCTAGAAATCGAATGGTGGAAAGATGGTCAACCCATTGATTTTGAAAACCAAGTACGATTTGTAAAAACGACTGACAACTCTTTAACTATTTCTAAGACTATGGAACTTGATTCGGGAGAATATACTTGTGTAGCCCGTACTGAACTTGATGAAGCCAGTGCTAGAGCGAATTTAATCGTCCAAGATGTACCAAATCCTCCCAGTCTGGTTGGTATTAATTGTAAAGCCAGAGAAGCTGAAATTAACTGGAAACCTCAAGGAGACAATCGTTCACCAATTTTGCACTATAccatacaatacaatacatCCTTTACTCCGCAAACATGGGATGCTGCTTTTGAGAAAGTTCCATCAACCGATTTCAGTTATACAATTCCAATGACCCCATGGGCCAACTATACTTTCCGAGTTATTGCTTTCAATAAAATTGGACCATCTACTCCTTCGGAACACAGTGATTCCTGTACCACACAACCAGATGTGCCATACAAGAATCCCGACAACGTCGAAGGTCAAGGAACCGAACCAAACAATTTAGTTATCACTTGGACCCCTATGCCCGAGATCGAACACAATGCACCAAACTTCCAATACCGTGTTTCATGGAAGAGAGATATTCCAGCTGCAAGCTGGGAAAATAAAGATATCTTCGACTGGCATCAAAACAGTTTGGTGGTCAATGATCAACCAACATTTGTTAAATATCTCATTAAGGTCATTGCAATCAATCAAAAGGGTGAATCTAATGTTGCTGCTGTAGAAGTAACTGGTTATTCAGGAGAAGATCGACCATTAGAGGCACCAACGAATTTCTCAATGATTCAGGTTACAAGTAGTACATCAGCTATTCTAGGCTGGAATCCAGTCAATCCTGAATCAATACGTGGCCACTTCAAGGGTTACAAAATTCAAACATGGACCGATGAAGAAGGCGAAGAATCTCTACAAGAAATCCATGTCAAAGGTGATTCTAATCAAGCATTAGTCACGCAATTCAAACCagatgcaaagaatttcgctcgCGTCTTGGCATACAATTCACGGTATAATGGTCCACCCAGTGCAGTTATTGATTTCAATACACCCGAAGGTGTACCCTCACCAATTGAGAGTCTAGAAGCTTATCCTCTAGGTTCGTCAGCTTTCTTGTTGTCATGGAAGAAACCATTAAGTCCTAATGGCAAGCTTACCGGTTACAAAATCTACTACGAAGATCCTAAGAATAGTGCAATAGAACGACAGGAACGACTTCCAAGTATCAAGGATCCTCGCATTACAAGAGCCAAATTGGCTGGACTTAAACCAAACACTAAATATAGGATAACAATTACTGCCACAACGAAGATGGGTGAAGGCAAAGA AAACTTCGTTGAAAAGAGAACATTACCAGGAGGTGTTTTGGAACCATCTGTTCCAAGCTTTAGCTGGGAACAAATGCCATCTGATAATGGTTTTGCgagattcaaaattttatggCAGCCACCAGTTGATGGAGGTCATCCAGGAACACACTTCTTCACAAAATACAG GGTTGTGGGAGATAATGAATGGCAACAAACTACTGAAGAACTAGGCGACGATTTCCAAATTGTTCGTGGCCTAGATCCAGATACAGTATACGAATTCCGAGTGGTTTCAGTTGATGGGCATTTCATGAAAGAAAGTGAATCGAAACAAATCGATACAAATGGCGTTGATGGACCAATTGTGGTGCCAAATGAGAATGTTGCCAATGCTGGATGGTTCATTGGAATGATGTTGGCATTGGCCATCATCATCATACTTTTCATAATTATTTGCATCATTCGAAGAAATCGTGGTGGAAAGTATGATGTTCATGACCGAGAATTGGCCAATGGGCGTCGTGATTATCCCGATGAAGGTGGTTTCCATGAATATTCCCAACC CTTGGATAACAAGAGTGCGGGTAGACAATCAGTGAGTTCGGCGAATAAGCCAGGTGGTGTCGAAAGCGACACGGATTCAATGGCTGAATATGGTGATGGGGATACAG gacAATTTACCGAAGACGGCTCGTTTATAGGTCAGTACGTTCCAGGAAAACTTCAACCACCAGTGAGTCCTCAGCCCACCCCTCATCAGCAAGCGCCATCCACACAAGGTTCCAATGCTGTAGCTACTTATGTTTAA
- the LOC129912304 gene encoding neuroglian-like isoform X2, translating to MGRRSCTFAVLMVALLSLAQAMTNSPPRIIKQPPTDELLFKVAQQSKESDKPFIIECEAEGQPDPTYRWVKNGKKFDWQAYDNRMLQQPGRGTIVITAPKDEDMGQYQCFAENEFGTATSNSVFVRKADLNAFKDEPVKTTVANEGEPFSLQCQPPDGWPKPIVNWLIQQSDGSIKSINNSRMTLDPEGTLWFSNVTREDASGDFFYACSATSVFRSEYKVGNRVLLEVKQTGISSSQNKHEPVRQYVTRKDEVATRGKKLEMYCIYGGTPLPQTVWMKNGQPIHWSDRITQGHYGKSLVIRHVAFEDAGSYTCDVSNGVGNAQSYSINLQVLATPYFTVEPEIQNAAEDETVEFKCEAAGNPEPSIHWIHNGKPIAEAPPNPRRIVQNNRIIIRDLVKGDTGNYGCNATNSWGYVYKDVYVNVLALPPEIQEAPRKEATVDGKNVTMRCRVFGAPKPKVKWMRNGLELTGGRYVIQTNGDLHISEIGFGDDGPYTCHAANKFGSKSANGSLVVKEHTRITQEPQNYEVAAGQSATFRCNEAHDETLTLEIEWWKDGQPIDFENQVRFVKTTDNSLTISKTMELDSGEYTCVARTELDEASARANLIVQDVPNPPSLVGINCKAREAEINWKPQGDNRSPILHYTIQYNTSFTPQTWDAAFEKVPSTDFSYTIPMTPWANYTFRVIAFNKIGPSTPSEHSDSCTTQPDVPYKNPDNVEGQGTEPNNLVITWTPMPEIEHNAPNFQYRVSWKRDIPAASWENKDIFDWHQNSLVVNDQPTFVKYLIKVIAINQKGESNVAAVEVTGYSGEDRPLEAPTNFSMIQVTSSTSAILGWNPVNPESIRGHFKGYKIQTWTDEEGEESLQEIHVKGDSNQALVTQFKPDAKNFARVLAYNSRYNGPPSAVIDFNTPEGVPSPIESLEAYPLGSSAFLLSWKKPLSPNGKLTGYKIYYEDPKNSAIERQERLPSIKDPRITRAKLAGLKPNTKYRITITATTKMGEGKENFVEKRTLPGGVLEPSVPSFSWEQMPSDNGFARFKILWQPPVDGGHPGTHFFTKYRVVGDNEWQQTTEELGDDFQIVRGLDPDTVYEFRVVSVDGHFMKESESKQIDTNGVDGPIVVPNENVANAGWFIGMMLALAIIIILFIIICIIRRNRGGKYDVHDRELANGRRDYPDEGGFHEYSQPLDNKSAGRQSVSSANKPGGVESDTDSMAEYGDGDTGMNEDGSFIGQYGRKGL from the exons ATACCGATGGGTTAAGAACGGCAAAAAATTTGACTGGCAAGCTTATGACAATCGTATGCTGCAACAACCGGGTCGTGGTACAATCGTTATCACCGCACCCAAAGATGAAGATATGGGTCAATATCAGTGTTTTGCTGAGAACGAATTCGGAACTGCCACCTCGAATTCGGTATTTGTCCGCAAAGCCGATTTGAATGCCTTCAAAGATGAACCCGTTAAGACAACAGTAGCCAATGAAGGTGAACCCTTCTCATTGCAATGTCAACCTCCAGATGGTTGGCCAAAACCAATAGTTAATTGGTTGATCCAACAATCCGATGGTTCAATCAAAAGTATCAATAACTCCCGCATGACATTGGATCCCGAGGGTACTCTGTGGTTCTCCAATGTGACACGTGAAGATGCCTCCGGAGACTTTTTCTATGCTTGCTCAGCAACTTCGGTATTCCGTAGTGAATACAAAGTTGGTAACCGAGTGTTGTTGGAAGTGAAACAAACTGGAATCAGCTCATCACAAAATAAACATGAACCCGTGAGACAGTATGTTACTCGTAAAGATGAAGTTGCAACGCGTGGCAAAAAATTAGAAATGTATTGTATATATGGCGGGACGCCCCTCCCGCAAACGGTGTGGATGAAAAACGGGCAGCCTATACATTGGAGCGATCGAATAACACAAGGGCATTATGGAAAGTCATTGGTCATACGACATGTTGCGTTCGAAGATGCTGGATCATACACATGTGATGTATCAAACGGAGTTGGAAATGCTCAGTCATATTCGATAAACTTGCAAGTCTTGGCAACTCCATACTTTACAGTGGAACCAGAGATCCAAAATGCCGCTGAAGACGAAACAGTTGAATTTAAGTGCGAAGCCGCTGGTAATCCAGAACCAAGCATTCATTGGATTCACAATGGTAAACCTATTGCCGAAGCTCCACCAAATCCTCGTCGTATCGTTCAAAATAACAGAATCATTATTCGTGATCTAGTGAAGGGTGATACTGGTAATTACGGTTGTAACGCCACCAACTCCTGGGGTTATGTGTACAAAGATGTCTACGTCAATGTTCTTGCCCTGCCCCCAGAGATCCAAGAAGCACCACGAAAAGAAGCCACTGTTGATGGAAAGAATGTTACAATGAGATGTCGTGTGTTCGGTGCCCCCAAACCAAAGGTTAAGTGGATGCGAAATGGTCTAGAACTGACTGGTGGACGATATGTTATTCAAACTAACGGTGATCTTCATATATCTGAAATCGGATTTGGTGATGATGGTCCATACACTTGTCATGCTGCTAACAAATTTGGAAGCAAATCAGCCAATGGAAGTTTAGTAGTCAAGGAACACACCCGAATTACCCAAGAACCACAGAACTATGAAGTCGCTGCAGGACAATCAGCTACCTTCCGTTGTAATGAAGCCCATGACGAGACACTTACGCTAGAAATCGAATGGTGGAAAGATGGTCAACCCATTGATTTTGAAAACCAAGTACGATTTGTAAAAACGACTGACAACTCTTTAACTATTTCTAAGACTATGGAACTTGATTCGGGAGAATATACTTGTGTAGCCCGTACTGAACTTGATGAAGCCAGTGCTAGAGCGAATTTAATCGTCCAAGATGTACCAAATCCTCCCAGTCTGGTTGGTATTAATTGTAAAGCCAGAGAAGCTGAAATTAACTGGAAACCTCAAGGAGACAATCGTTCACCAATTTTGCACTATAccatacaatacaatacatCCTTTACTCCGCAAACATGGGATGCTGCTTTTGAGAAAGTTCCATCAACCGATTTCAGTTATACAATTCCAATGACCCCATGGGCCAACTATACTTTCCGAGTTATTGCTTTCAATAAAATTGGACCATCTACTCCTTCGGAACACAGTGATTCCTGTACCACACAACCAGATGTGCCATACAAGAATCCCGACAACGTCGAAGGTCAAGGAACCGAACCAAACAATTTAGTTATCACTTGGACCCCTATGCCCGAGATCGAACACAATGCACCAAACTTCCAATACCGTGTTTCATGGAAGAGAGATATTCCAGCTGCAAGCTGGGAAAATAAAGATATCTTCGACTGGCATCAAAACAGTTTGGTGGTCAATGATCAACCAACATTTGTTAAATATCTCATTAAGGTCATTGCAATCAATCAAAAGGGTGAATCTAATGTTGCTGCTGTAGAAGTAACTGGTTATTCAGGAGAAGATCGACCATTAGAGGCACCAACGAATTTCTCAATGATTCAGGTTACAAGTAGTACATCAGCTATTCTAGGCTGGAATCCAGTCAATCCTGAATCAATACGTGGCCACTTCAAGGGTTACAAAATTCAAACATGGACCGATGAAGAAGGCGAAGAATCTCTACAAGAAATCCATGTCAAAGGTGATTCTAATCAAGCATTAGTCACGCAATTCAAACCagatgcaaagaatttcgctcgCGTCTTGGCATACAATTCACGGTATAATGGTCCACCCAGTGCAGTTATTGATTTCAATACACCCGAAGGTGTACCCTCACCAATTGAGAGTCTAGAAGCTTATCCTCTAGGTTCGTCAGCTTTCTTGTTGTCATGGAAGAAACCATTAAGTCCTAATGGCAAGCTTACCGGTTACAAAATCTACTACGAAGATCCTAAGAATAGTGCAATAGAACGACAGGAACGACTTCCAAGTATCAAGGATCCTCGCATTACAAGAGCCAAATTGGCTGGACTTAAACCAAACACTAAATATAGGATAACAATTACTGCCACAACGAAGATGGGTGAAGGCAAAGA AAACTTCGTTGAAAAGAGAACATTACCAGGAGGTGTTTTGGAACCATCTGTTCCAAGCTTTAGCTGGGAACAAATGCCATCTGATAATGGTTTTGCgagattcaaaattttatggCAGCCACCAGTTGATGGAGGTCATCCAGGAACACACTTCTTCACAAAATACAG GGTTGTGGGAGATAATGAATGGCAACAAACTACTGAAGAACTAGGCGACGATTTCCAAATTGTTCGTGGCCTAGATCCAGATACAGTATACGAATTCCGAGTGGTTTCAGTTGATGGGCATTTCATGAAAGAAAGTGAATCGAAACAAATCGATACAAATGGCGTTGATGGACCAATTGTGGTGCCAAATGAGAATGTTGCCAATGCTGGATGGTTCATTGGAATGATGTTGGCATTGGCCATCATCATCATACTTTTCATAATTATTTGCATCATTCGAAGAAATCGTGGTGGAAAGTATGATGTTCATGACCGAGAATTGGCCAATGGGCGTCGTGATTATCCCGATGAAGGTGGTTTCCATGAATATTCCCAACC CTTGGATAACAAGAGTGCGGGTAGACAATCAGTGAGTTCGGCGAATAAGCCAGGTGGTGTCGAAAGCGACACGGATTCAATGGCTGAATATGGTGATGGGGATACAG GCATGAACGAAGATGGCTCATTTATTGGCCAATACGGACGAAAGGGACTATGA
- the LOC129912304 gene encoding neuroglian-like isoform X3, whose product MGRRSCTFAVLMVALLSLAQAMTNSPPRIIKQPPTDELLFKVAQQSKESDKPFIIECEAEGQPDPTYRWVKNGKKFDWQAYDNRMLQQPGRGTIVITAPKDEDMGQYQCFAENEFGTATSNSVFVRKADLNAFKDEPVKTTVANEGEPFSLQCQPPDGWPKPIVNWLIQQSDGSIKSINNSRMTLDPEGTLWFSNVTREDASGDFFYACSATSVFRSEYKVGNRVLLEVKQTGISSSQNKHEPVRQYVTRKDEVATRGKKLEMYCIYGGTPLPQTVWMKNGQPIHWSDRITQGHYGKSLVIRHVAFEDAGSYTCDVSNGVGNAQSYSINLQVLATPYFTVEPEIQNAAEDETVEFKCEAAGNPEPSIHWIHNGKPIAEAPPNPRRIVQNNRIIIRDLVKGDTGNYGCNATNSWGYVYKDVYVNVLALPPEIQEAPRKEATVDGKNVTMRCRVFGAPKPKVKWMRNGLELTGGRYVIQTNGDLHISEIGFGDDGPYTCHAANKFGSKSANGSLVVKEHTRITQEPQNYEVAAGQSATFRCNEAHDETLTLEIEWWKDGQPIDFENQVRFVKTTDNSLTISKTMELDSGEYTCVARTELDEASARANLIVQDVPNPPSLVGINCKAREAEINWKPQGDNRSPILHYTIQYNTSFTPQTWDAAFEKVPSTDFSYTIPMTPWANYTFRVIAFNKIGPSTPSEHSDSCTTQPDVPYKNPDNVEGQGTEPNNLVITWTPMPEIEHNAPNFQYRVSWKRDIPAASWENKDIFDWHQNSLVVNDQPTFVKYLIKVIAINQKGESNVAAVEVTGYSGEDRPLEAPTNFSMIQVTSSTSAILGWNPVNPESIRGHFKGYKIQTWTDEEGEESLQEIHVKGDSNQALVTQFKPDAKNFARVLAYNSRYNGPPSAVIDFNTPEGVPSPIESLEAYPLGSSAFLLSWKKPLSPNGKLTGYKIYYEDPKNSAIERQERLPSIKDPRITRAKLAGLKPNTKYRITITATTKMGEGKENFVEKRTLPGGVLEPSVPSFSWEQMPSDNGFARFKILWQPPVDGGHPGTHFFTKYRVVGDNEWQQTTEELGDDFQIVRGLDPDTVYEFRVVSVDGHFMKESESKQIDTNGVDGPIVVPNENVANAGWFIGMMLALAIIIILFIIICIIRRNRGGKYDVHDRELANGRRDYPDEGGFHEYSQPLDNKSAGRQSVSSANKPGGVESDTDSMAEYGDGDTGRKIQSAVKI is encoded by the exons ATACCGATGGGTTAAGAACGGCAAAAAATTTGACTGGCAAGCTTATGACAATCGTATGCTGCAACAACCGGGTCGTGGTACAATCGTTATCACCGCACCCAAAGATGAAGATATGGGTCAATATCAGTGTTTTGCTGAGAACGAATTCGGAACTGCCACCTCGAATTCGGTATTTGTCCGCAAAGCCGATTTGAATGCCTTCAAAGATGAACCCGTTAAGACAACAGTAGCCAATGAAGGTGAACCCTTCTCATTGCAATGTCAACCTCCAGATGGTTGGCCAAAACCAATAGTTAATTGGTTGATCCAACAATCCGATGGTTCAATCAAAAGTATCAATAACTCCCGCATGACATTGGATCCCGAGGGTACTCTGTGGTTCTCCAATGTGACACGTGAAGATGCCTCCGGAGACTTTTTCTATGCTTGCTCAGCAACTTCGGTATTCCGTAGTGAATACAAAGTTGGTAACCGAGTGTTGTTGGAAGTGAAACAAACTGGAATCAGCTCATCACAAAATAAACATGAACCCGTGAGACAGTATGTTACTCGTAAAGATGAAGTTGCAACGCGTGGCAAAAAATTAGAAATGTATTGTATATATGGCGGGACGCCCCTCCCGCAAACGGTGTGGATGAAAAACGGGCAGCCTATACATTGGAGCGATCGAATAACACAAGGGCATTATGGAAAGTCATTGGTCATACGACATGTTGCGTTCGAAGATGCTGGATCATACACATGTGATGTATCAAACGGAGTTGGAAATGCTCAGTCATATTCGATAAACTTGCAAGTCTTGGCAACTCCATACTTTACAGTGGAACCAGAGATCCAAAATGCCGCTGAAGACGAAACAGTTGAATTTAAGTGCGAAGCCGCTGGTAATCCAGAACCAAGCATTCATTGGATTCACAATGGTAAACCTATTGCCGAAGCTCCACCAAATCCTCGTCGTATCGTTCAAAATAACAGAATCATTATTCGTGATCTAGTGAAGGGTGATACTGGTAATTACGGTTGTAACGCCACCAACTCCTGGGGTTATGTGTACAAAGATGTCTACGTCAATGTTCTTGCCCTGCCCCCAGAGATCCAAGAAGCACCACGAAAAGAAGCCACTGTTGATGGAAAGAATGTTACAATGAGATGTCGTGTGTTCGGTGCCCCCAAACCAAAGGTTAAGTGGATGCGAAATGGTCTAGAACTGACTGGTGGACGATATGTTATTCAAACTAACGGTGATCTTCATATATCTGAAATCGGATTTGGTGATGATGGTCCATACACTTGTCATGCTGCTAACAAATTTGGAAGCAAATCAGCCAATGGAAGTTTAGTAGTCAAGGAACACACCCGAATTACCCAAGAACCACAGAACTATGAAGTCGCTGCAGGACAATCAGCTACCTTCCGTTGTAATGAAGCCCATGACGAGACACTTACGCTAGAAATCGAATGGTGGAAAGATGGTCAACCCATTGATTTTGAAAACCAAGTACGATTTGTAAAAACGACTGACAACTCTTTAACTATTTCTAAGACTATGGAACTTGATTCGGGAGAATATACTTGTGTAGCCCGTACTGAACTTGATGAAGCCAGTGCTAGAGCGAATTTAATCGTCCAAGATGTACCAAATCCTCCCAGTCTGGTTGGTATTAATTGTAAAGCCAGAGAAGCTGAAATTAACTGGAAACCTCAAGGAGACAATCGTTCACCAATTTTGCACTATAccatacaatacaatacatCCTTTACTCCGCAAACATGGGATGCTGCTTTTGAGAAAGTTCCATCAACCGATTTCAGTTATACAATTCCAATGACCCCATGGGCCAACTATACTTTCCGAGTTATTGCTTTCAATAAAATTGGACCATCTACTCCTTCGGAACACAGTGATTCCTGTACCACACAACCAGATGTGCCATACAAGAATCCCGACAACGTCGAAGGTCAAGGAACCGAACCAAACAATTTAGTTATCACTTGGACCCCTATGCCCGAGATCGAACACAATGCACCAAACTTCCAATACCGTGTTTCATGGAAGAGAGATATTCCAGCTGCAAGCTGGGAAAATAAAGATATCTTCGACTGGCATCAAAACAGTTTGGTGGTCAATGATCAACCAACATTTGTTAAATATCTCATTAAGGTCATTGCAATCAATCAAAAGGGTGAATCTAATGTTGCTGCTGTAGAAGTAACTGGTTATTCAGGAGAAGATCGACCATTAGAGGCACCAACGAATTTCTCAATGATTCAGGTTACAAGTAGTACATCAGCTATTCTAGGCTGGAATCCAGTCAATCCTGAATCAATACGTGGCCACTTCAAGGGTTACAAAATTCAAACATGGACCGATGAAGAAGGCGAAGAATCTCTACAAGAAATCCATGTCAAAGGTGATTCTAATCAAGCATTAGTCACGCAATTCAAACCagatgcaaagaatttcgctcgCGTCTTGGCATACAATTCACGGTATAATGGTCCACCCAGTGCAGTTATTGATTTCAATACACCCGAAGGTGTACCCTCACCAATTGAGAGTCTAGAAGCTTATCCTCTAGGTTCGTCAGCTTTCTTGTTGTCATGGAAGAAACCATTAAGTCCTAATGGCAAGCTTACCGGTTACAAAATCTACTACGAAGATCCTAAGAATAGTGCAATAGAACGACAGGAACGACTTCCAAGTATCAAGGATCCTCGCATTACAAGAGCCAAATTGGCTGGACTTAAACCAAACACTAAATATAGGATAACAATTACTGCCACAACGAAGATGGGTGAAGGCAAAGA AAACTTCGTTGAAAAGAGAACATTACCAGGAGGTGTTTTGGAACCATCTGTTCCAAGCTTTAGCTGGGAACAAATGCCATCTGATAATGGTTTTGCgagattcaaaattttatggCAGCCACCAGTTGATGGAGGTCATCCAGGAACACACTTCTTCACAAAATACAG GGTTGTGGGAGATAATGAATGGCAACAAACTACTGAAGAACTAGGCGACGATTTCCAAATTGTTCGTGGCCTAGATCCAGATACAGTATACGAATTCCGAGTGGTTTCAGTTGATGGGCATTTCATGAAAGAAAGTGAATCGAAACAAATCGATACAAATGGCGTTGATGGACCAATTGTGGTGCCAAATGAGAATGTTGCCAATGCTGGATGGTTCATTGGAATGATGTTGGCATTGGCCATCATCATCATACTTTTCATAATTATTTGCATCATTCGAAGAAATCGTGGTGGAAAGTATGATGTTCATGACCGAGAATTGGCCAATGGGCGTCGTGATTATCCCGATGAAGGTGGTTTCCATGAATATTCCCAACC CTTGGATAACAAGAGTGCGGGTAGACAATCAGTGAGTTCGGCGAATAAGCCAGGTGGTGTCGAAAGCGACACGGATTCAATGGCTGAATATGGTGATGGGGATACAG GTCGCAAAAttcaaagtgcagtcaaaattTAA